GTTGCCGCGCGAATGGTTCGGCTACGTGCAGTTCTGCGACGCGCCCGCCGAGCGTCCCGCCGATCTGCACACGCTGCTGTATCAGGCGCGTGCCGAACGCATGATTCCCGGCGAAGGCGGGCTCGATCTCGCGGGCATCCTGCGCGCGCTGCCGGACGATCTGCCGGTTTCGCTCGAAGTGCCGATGAACGAATGGGCCAAAACCGCCGACGCGCTCACGCGCGCCAAGCGTCTGCGCGAAGCGACTGTGGCCGTGCTGGAGGAGACCTACGCGCAGCAATAAACTAGCGGTTGAATTCCGAGGTGGAATCGTGTTCTCATTCCGATCTCGGAACTTCGAGAGACTGAAAGATGGCAGGAAATCTGGAGCGCGCGTTGTCGATCATCGAGCTGCTGGCGAAAAACGGCGGGCGCATGCAGCTCGCCGCAATCGCCGATACGCTCAACATTCCGCGCAGCGGCACGCATCGCCTGCTCGCGATGTTGATCGACGAGGGCTATGTCCGTCAGGACGAGGATCACGGCGAGTACATGCTCGCGCTGAAGCTCGTTTCGCTTGCGCTCATCTATCTGTCGACGGGAGGCGTGCTCGACGTGTCGCAACCGGTGCTCGACCGGCTCGCGGCGCAGTCGGGCGAACTGGCGCGCGTGGGCGTGGTGGAGGACGATCACATTACGTTCGTCGGCAAGGCGCAGGGCGCGAAGTCCGGCCTGCGCTACGACCCGGACATGGGCAGCCAGCCGCCGCTGCATTGCACGGCGAGCGGGCAGGCGTGGCTCTCCTCGCTGACCGATGAAGAGGCGCTCGAACTCGTCTCGAAGCAGGGCGGCCTTGGCAAGCCGGGCGCGGGCGGTCCGAAGGCGCCGAAGACCATCCAGCAGTTTCTGGCGGATTTGCACGCGGCGCGCGAGCGTGGCTACGGCATTGCGAGCGAGACATACGAAGCCGGCATGACGTCGATGGCTGCGCCGATTCATCATCCGGTGACGGGTGCGGTGGTCGGCGT
This portion of the Caballeronia insecticola genome encodes:
- a CDS encoding IclR family transcriptional regulator; the encoded protein is MAGNLERALSIIELLAKNGGRMQLAAIADTLNIPRSGTHRLLAMLIDEGYVRQDEDHGEYMLALKLVSLALIYLSTGGVLDVSQPVLDRLAAQSGELARVGVVEDDHITFVGKAQGAKSGLRYDPDMGSQPPLHCTASGQAWLSSLTDEEALELVSKQGGLGKPGAGGPKAPKTIQQFLADLHAARERGYGIASETYEAGMTSMAAPIHHPVTGAVVGVVSLAGPTSRLPDARLKELAPALLEAASDMGAATLSSPYFKRSAAKANVV